The genomic region ATGTCGTCGCGGCTGTCAGCCGCGCCGGTGGGTTTGGCGTATTGGGTGCTACCGTGCACACGCCGGATACGCTCGAACGCGAGCTGAGATGGATCGACAAGCACGTTGACGGCAAGCCCTACGGTATCGACGTGCTGATCCCCGAAAACATCTCGACTGCGGGCGAGAAGGACGTCACCTGGAAGAGCCTTGAGGGGCGCGTGCCACAGGAGCACCGCAACTACACGCGCAATCTCCTGAAGAAATACGACATCGAACTCACGACCACCGAGGTCGCCGACAACCAGCCGCAGCCGTTCGATGGCAGGACCGCGCTGGAGCTGCTGGAGGTCTCGTTCAACCACCCGATCCGCCTGATCGCCAATGCGCTCGGCGTGCCGCCGAAGGCCATGATCGAGATGGGCAGGAAGCACGGCGTGCCGGTCGCGGCCCTGGTCGGCGCCAAGGAGCACGCGCTGCGCCAGGTCGCGGCCGGCGTCGATATCCTCGTGGTCCAGGGCACCGAAGCTGGCGGCCATTGCGGCGAGGTCTCGACCATGGTGCTGGTGCCCGAGGTGATCAAGGCGATCAAGAATATCCGCGACGTGCCGGTGCTGGCGGCCGGCGGCATCATGACGGGACGACAGATGGCGGCCTGCATGGCGATGGGTGCCGCGGGCGCCTGGACCGGCTCGGTGTGGCTTGCGACCGTCGAGTCCGAGACCACGGAGATCTTTCGCGAGAAGATGATCGCGGCATCGTCGCGCGATGCGGTGCGCTCGAAGGGCCGCACTGGAAAGCCGGCACGGCAACTTCGTTCGGTCTGGACCGACGCCTGGGAGCGCGCAGCCGAGAGCCCCGGCGCATTGCCGATGCCGCTGCAAAGTATCGTCAGCCGCGACGCCTTCAACTCGATCGACCGCGCCGCGGCGGGCGGCAACGCCAAGGCGCGCGATCTCGTGAGTTACTTCGTCGGCCAGGGCGTCGGGCTGATCGACAGCGTGAAGTCGGCCGGTGCGGTGGTGCAGGAGTTCAAGGAAGAGTTTGCCGAAGCCGTCGAGCACATGAATGCGCTGGTGGCGGAGTGATTGCCACACACCGTCATTGCGAGCGCAGCGAAGCAATCCAGACTACCATCGCGGAAAGACCCTGATTGCTTCGCTACGCGCGCAATGACAAAAAACTGACATCGTGAATTGAAGCATGACAGATAAGAAGCATACCCCCGAAGACCGCATCCCCGTCATCGTCGGCGTCGGCGAGATCGTCGACCGTCCCAAGGAGGTCACCGATGGCCTCGAGCCGCTCGACCTGCTCGAACAGGCGCTGCGGCGCGCGGAAGCAGATGCCGGCGCAAAGCTGCTCGACGAGGTGCAATCGCTCGATATCGTCAACTTCCTGAGCTGGCGCTATCGCGATCCGGAGAAGCTGCTGGCGCAACGGCTCGGCATCACGCCTTCGCATTGCTATTACGGCCCGGTCGGCGGCGAGAGCCCGATCCGCTACATCCACGAGGCAGCAAAGCGCATTGCGCGCGGCGAATGCAGCGTCGCTGCGGTTTGCGGCGCGGAGGCACAGTCGACGGCGACCAAGGCGGAGCGCGCCGGGGCAAAGCTGCCATGGACCCCGTTCGCCCACGACGTCGAGGAGCCGAAGCGCGGCGCGGCGTTCCAGAAGCCGCTGGCCGTGAAGCTCGGCGTGTTCCGCCCCGTCACCGTCTATCCGTTCTACGAAGCGGCATCGTCCGCCCATTGGGGACAGACGCCGCGCGAGGCTATGGCAGAGTCAGGCGTGCTGTGGTCGCGCTATTCGGAAGCTGCCGCGCAAAACCCAAATGCCTGGCTGAAGCGGCGCTATGCGCCGGAGGAGATCACGACACCGACGGCGGACAACCGCCTGATCGCCTGGCCCTACAACAAGCTCATGGTTGCCAACCCGAGCGTCAACATGGGCGGTGCGCTGCTGCTGACCAGCCTCGCCAAAGCGCGTGCGGCCGGCATCGCCGATGACAGACTGGTCTATCCGCTCGGCGGCGCCTCGGCCGAGGAGCCGCGCGACTATCTCTTGCGCGACCAGTTTTACGAGAGCCATCCGCAGAACGCCGTTTTGAAGGCCGTGATGGATCTCGCCGGCGGCGACGGCAGGAAGTTCGACGCGATCGAGCTCTATAGCTGTTTCCCGTGCGTGCCCAAGATGGCGCGGCGGACGCTGGGCCTAGGCGCGGACGTGCAGCCGACCGTGACTGGCGGCCTCACCTTCTTCGGCGCGCCGCTCAACACCTACATGACGCACGCGGCCTGCGCGATGGTCCGGCGCGTGCGCGACGGCGCAAAGCTCGGCCTGCTCTACGGCCAGGGCGGCTTCGTCACCAAGCATCATGCGCTGGTGGTGTCGAAGGCGCCGCCGCGTGAAGCATTGGCACAGGAGACGAGCGTGCAGGCGGCGGCGGACAGCAACAAGCGCGCGGTGCCGGAGTTCGTCACGGATGTCTCAGGCAAGGGCAAGGTGGAGAGCTTTACGGTGCTCTACGGCCGCGGCGGCGAGGTCGAGCATGGCGTGGTGATGCTGCGGACGGAAAACGATAGGCGCACGCTGGCGCGGATTCCCGCGAGCGATGCGGCAACGCTGGCGCATCTGCTCGACATGGATCGCACGCCGGTGGGTTCGCTCGGCGAGATCACGATGACGGTAGATGGCGTGCCGGAATGGAGGGTGGCGTAGCTCTCGTAGGGTGGGCAAAGGCGCTCTTGCGCCGTGCCCACCAATCTTTTAGGATCGCAGAGAGATGGTGGGCACACTTCGCTTTGCCCACCCTACGAAACCGAGGCTACCCCTTCGGCGCCTGCTTCTCCGACGCCGTCGCGGGCTTGCCCTTGGCGCCGGCGCCGGTCACGCGGACCTGGTCGCCGTCGGAGAGGCCGTCCGGTGGTGCCGTGATGACGCGGTCATCCGCTGCAATTCCCGAGGCGAGCTCGATCTCCTTGCCAAGATCGCGGGCGATGGTCACGGGCTTGAACAGGACCTTGTCGTCCGGACCGACGGTTGCGACGCGCAGGCCGCTGCCGTTGAAGATCAGCGCACTGGCGGGAATGCTGAGCGGCGCGGCGTCGCGCTGCAGGCTGAGCTTCACGCTAGCATAGCCGCCGGGCATCAGCTCGCCTGAGGAATTGTCGAGACCGAGCTGCATGCGCGTCGTGCCGGAGGCGACGTCAACCGCCTGCGAGGAGGCCTCCACCGCCGCCTGGAAGGTCCGGTTCGGATACTCCGGCAGCACGATGGCGGCCTTGGCGCCGATCTTGATCGCGGGCACGTAGTTCTGGGGCACGTTGATGTAGACGCGCAGCTTGGTGATGTCGGAGACCACGAACATTGCCGGGCCCGAGCCGCCGCCTGAATTGATCAGCGCACCGACGTCGGTGTCGCGCGCCGTGACCACACCGTCAAACGGAGCGGTGATCTTCTTGTAACCGGCCAGCGCTTCGAGGCGCTCGACGTTGGCCTGGCCCGAGCGAACCGCCGCGTTCTTGTTGGAGAGATCGGCGGTACGCTCGTCGATCTCCTGCGCGGAGACGAAGTTGGAGGCGACCAGCGTCTTGCGGCGGTTGAGGGTGGCTTCCGACAGCCTGGCGCTGGACTGCTGGCTGGCGAGGTCGGCGCGGGCCTGAAGCAGTTGCTGGTCGAGGTCGGGCGCCTCGATCTCGGCGATCACCTGACCGGCCTTCACCCGCGCACCGATGTCAGCGCTCCAGCTTTTGAGATAGCCGGGAACACGGGCAAAGATCGGCGCGCGATAATAGGCTTCGAGACGGCCCGGCAAGTCGATGGTCGCATTGAGAGCCTTGGCATTAGGCAGCGTCACCGCGACGCTGGGAACAGCCTGGTCATCGGTCCATGCCTTCAATTTGGAGCCCTGCTCCTCGCGGGCGCGGATGCCGGTGCCCACGACCAAGCCGGCCGCGATTAGCGCCACCACGCCGAAAATGCCCAGTTTCCGGTGCGACACCGGGGAGCGGGGTTCAGTGGGCGACATGCGGGGGCTCCAGGGAGGCGGCGCCTTTGGCGCCTTGCTTCTTGTGTACCATACTGAACACCACGGGAACGAACATCAGCGTGGCGAAGGTTGCAAAGATCAGGCCGCCGATCACGGCACGGCCGAGCGGCGCATTCTGCTCGCCGCCCTCGCCGAGCCCCAGCGCCATGGGCGCCATGCCGATGATCATGGCGAGCGCGGTCATCAGCACCGGGCGGAACCGGACGAAGCCGGCTTCGAGCGCCGCGGCGATGGGATCGCCGAGCTCTTCGTAGCGCTCGCGGGCGAACGAGATCACGAGCACGCTGTTGGCGGTGGCAACGCCCATGCACATGATCGCGCCGGTCAGCGCCGGCACCGACAGCGTCGTCTCGGTGGCGAACAGCATCCAGACGATGCCGGCGAGTGCTGCGGGCAACGCCGTGATGATCACGAAGGGATCGGACCAGGACTGGAAGTTCACGACGATCAGGAAATAGATCAGGACGACCGCGCCGAGCAGGCCGAACAACAAGCCGGTGAAGGCGCTGTTCATGGTCTGCACCTGGCCGAGCAGCACCACGGAAGAGCCTTTCGGCACCTCCTTGGCGGTGTCGGCGATCACCTGGCGGATGTCGGTCGCGACCGCACCGAGATCGCGGCCCGAGGTCGTGGCGAAGATCTGCACCATCGACTGGATGTCGTATTGCGAGACCACCGCGCTCGAAGTCGATCGCTTGATATCGGCGATGCCGCCGAGGATCGGCGACTGCGAATTGCCGGCCGCCGTGATCGGCAACGTCTGAAGCGCGCTGAGCGAATCCATCTGGTATTGCGGCGTCTGCATCACGATCGAATAGGATACGCCGTTGTCCGGATTGAGGTAGTAGGTCGGCGCCACCTGCGAGGAGCCGGCAAGGTTGACCACGAGACTGTTGGTGACGTCACGCTCGGTCAGCCCGACATACTGCGCGCGGGTGCGGTCGACATCGATATTGAAGGTCGGATTGTTCGGTGACTGCTGGATGCGCGCATCGGCGACGCCGGGAATCCTGCGAACCTTGGCCAGCAGATTGTTGGCATAAACGAAGTTGGCGCTGATATTGGCGCCGCGGATCTGCAGGTCGATCGGCGCCGGCGCGCCGAAGTTCAGGATCTGGCTGACGATGTCGGCCGGCAGGAAGGCAAAGCTGACGCCGGGGAACAGCCGCGGCAATTGCTCACGCAGCACGCGCACATGCTCTTCGGTCGGCTTGTGGCCTTCCTTCAGCTTGATCTGGATGTCGCCATCCTGCGGGCCGATCACGCCGGTGTTGACGTAGGTCATGTTGATGCCGGAGATCGGCATGCCGATGTTGTCGGTCAGCGTTTCGATCTCACCCGGGATCAGCTTGCGGATCGCCTTCTGCACGTCGGCGAGCTGGTTCGCTGTCTCCTCGACGCGGGTGCCGACCTGGGTGCGGACGTGCATCAGGATGTTGCCGGCATCGACCGCGGGGAAGAAGTTGCGTCCGAGGAACGGGACCAGCGCGAAGGACGCGCCGACCACGCAGAGGAAGCCGATCACGAACACCGGACGGTGCGCGAGCGCGAGCCCGAGGAAATTGTGGTAGCCGCCGCGAATGCGCTCGAAGCGAGCCTCGAAACCGCGCTGGAACCAGACCAGTGGATTGCGCGACTTCGGCGGACCGTTCTCGTGATGGACATGCGCCTGCAATAAATAGTTCGCCATGGTCGGCACCAGCGTGCGCGACAGCAGGAACGACCAGATCATCGCGAACATTACCGCTTCCGCCATCGGCACGAACAGGAAGCGCGCCACGCCGGTGAGGAAGAACATTGGCACGAACACGATGCAGATGCAGAGCAGCGAGACGAAGGCCGGCGTCACGATCTGGTTGGCGCCGTCGAGGATCGACTGCTCGACCGGCTTGCCCTGCTCCAGATGGTAGTTGATGTTCTCGATCGTGACCGTGGCATCGTCGACGAGGATGCCGACCGCGAGCGCCAGGCCGCCGAGCGTCATGATGTTCAGCGTCTCCCCGATCGCCGACAGCATAATGATGGCGCCGAGCACCGAGAGCGGGATCGAGACCGCAATGATCACAGTCGAGCGCCAGCTGCCGAGGAACAGCAGGATCATGACGCTGGTGAGCAGCGCCGCGATCACGCCCTCGAACGCGACGCCTTCGATGGCGCCGCGGACGAACACCGACTGATCGCCGATGAAGCCGATCTTGAGCGCGTCCGGCAGCTGGTCCTTGACGTCGATCACCTTCTGCTTGATGCCCGCGATGATGTCGAGCGTCGAGGTCGCGCCCGCCTTCAGCACCATCATCAGCACCGAGCGGTTGCCGTCGACATGGACGATGTTGGTCTGCGGCGGGTTGCCGTCCCTGACGGTCGCGACGTCGCGCACATAGACCATCGCGCCGTTGACGGTCTTGATCGGCAGATTGCCGAGCTCCTCGATCTTCAGCGGCGAGTTGTTGAGCTGGATGATGTATTCGAACTGCCCGATCTTCTGGGTGCCGACCGGCGTGATCAGGTTCTGGGCCGCGAGCGCGTTGGCGACGTCCTGGCCGGACAGGCCGCGGGCCTGGAGCGCGGTCGGGTCGAGATCGATCTGGACCTGGCGCTGCTTGCCGCCGAATGGGTACGGGATCGCGGCGCCAGGCACGGTGACCAGCGGCGTACGGAGCTGGTTGATGCCGATATCGGCGAGGTTCTGCTCGGTCAGCCCGTCACCCGACAGCGCCACCTGGACGATCGGCACGGTGGAGGCGGAGTAGTTCAGGATCAGAGGCGGCGTCGCGCCCGGCGGCATCTGCTTGATCAGCGTCTGCGAGATCGCGGTGACCTGCGCGTTGGCGGTGCGGATGTCGACGTTCGGCTGGAAGAAGATCTTGATGATGCCAAAGCCATTATAGGAATTGGCGGTGATGTGCTCGATGTCGTTGACCGTTGTCGTCAGCGCGCGCTGGAACGGCGTGGTGATGCGGCCCGACATCTGATCGGGCGGCAGGCCGGTGTATTGCCAGACCACGCCGATCACAGGGATGCGGATGTCCGGGAAGATGTCGGTCGGCGTCCGCAGCGCCGCCAGCGGTCCGATGATCAGGAGCAGGAGCGCGAGCACGACAAATGTGTAGGGCCGGCTCAGGGCAATACGGACCAGAGCAATCATTCGTTGGGCAATTCCAGATCAGGGACAGGAAACACCGCCCCCGCGGGTTTCTCGGTTGATTTACCTGAAGACCGCCCAAATGGCCAACGGCACTGCGTCACGAGCGGTCAATTCCCTGCTATCGCACTGCGAAATAGCATTCCAGATATGCACCTCGCGCCCCGAAAGATGACAGATGCCGCGGTCCATCCATAAAAAAAGCGGCGCCCGAGGACGCCGCTTTCAGCAACTCCGTGCCTGCCCGGCCTAAGCCGCGCGAACGTTGGTCAGGAACTTGCTGACCTCGGTCTTGAGCCGGCCGGAGTCGTTGGAGAGCATCTGTGCCGCCGACAGCACCTGCGAGGAGGCCGTGCCGGTCTCGATTGCGCCGCGCTGCACGTCGGTGATGTTGGAGGAGACCTGCTGGGTGCCCTGCGCCGCCTGCTGGACGTTGCGGGCGATCTCCTGGGTCGCAGCGCCCTGCTCTTCCACGGCCGCCGCGATGGCCGACGAGATCTCCGACAGACGCTCGATGGTCGACGAGATCTCCTTGATGGCGCCGACCGAGTCGTTGGTCGCCGCCTGGATGCCGGAGATCTGCTGGCCGATCTCACCGGTCGCCTTCGCGGTCTGCTCGGCGAGCGCCTTCACCTCGGAGGCGACGACCGCAAAGCCGCGGCCGGCTTCGCCGGCACGTGCGGCTTCGATGGTCGCGTTCAGCGCCAGAAGGTTGGTCTGGCCGGCGATGGTGT from Bradyrhizobium lupini harbors:
- a CDS encoding nitronate monooxygenase; translation: MKSPICDMLGIDFPLLAFSHCRDVVAAVSRAGGFGVLGATVHTPDTLERELRWIDKHVDGKPYGIDVLIPENISTAGEKDVTWKSLEGRVPQEHRNYTRNLLKKYDIELTTTEVADNQPQPFDGRTALELLEVSFNHPIRLIANALGVPPKAMIEMGRKHGVPVAALVGAKEHALRQVAAGVDILVVQGTEAGGHCGEVSTMVLVPEVIKAIKNIRDVPVLAAGGIMTGRQMAACMAMGAAGAWTGSVWLATVESETTEIFREKMIAASSRDAVRSKGRTGKPARQLRSVWTDAWERAAESPGALPMPLQSIVSRDAFNSIDRAAAGGNAKARDLVSYFVGQGVGLIDSVKSAGAVVQEFKEEFAEAVEHMNALVAE
- a CDS encoding acetyl-CoA acetyltransferase, which gives rise to MTDKKHTPEDRIPVIVGVGEIVDRPKEVTDGLEPLDLLEQALRRAEADAGAKLLDEVQSLDIVNFLSWRYRDPEKLLAQRLGITPSHCYYGPVGGESPIRYIHEAAKRIARGECSVAAVCGAEAQSTATKAERAGAKLPWTPFAHDVEEPKRGAAFQKPLAVKLGVFRPVTVYPFYEAASSAHWGQTPREAMAESGVLWSRYSEAAAQNPNAWLKRRYAPEEITTPTADNRLIAWPYNKLMVANPSVNMGGALLLTSLAKARAAGIADDRLVYPLGGASAEEPRDYLLRDQFYESHPQNAVLKAVMDLAGGDGRKFDAIELYSCFPCVPKMARRTLGLGADVQPTVTGGLTFFGAPLNTYMTHAACAMVRRVRDGAKLGLLYGQGGFVTKHHALVVSKAPPREALAQETSVQAAADSNKRAVPEFVTDVSGKGKVESFTVLYGRGGEVEHGVVMLRTENDRRTLARIPASDAATLAHLLDMDRTPVGSLGEITMTVDGVPEWRVA
- a CDS encoding efflux RND transporter periplasmic adaptor subunit, with amino-acid sequence MSPTEPRSPVSHRKLGIFGVVALIAAGLVVGTGIRAREEQGSKLKAWTDDQAVPSVAVTLPNAKALNATIDLPGRLEAYYRAPIFARVPGYLKSWSADIGARVKAGQVIAEIEAPDLDQQLLQARADLASQQSSARLSEATLNRRKTLVASNFVSAQEIDERTADLSNKNAAVRSGQANVERLEALAGYKKITAPFDGVVTARDTDVGALINSGGGSGPAMFVVSDITKLRVYINVPQNYVPAIKIGAKAAIVLPEYPNRTFQAAVEASSQAVDVASGTTRMQLGLDNSSGELMPGGYASVKLSLQRDAAPLSIPASALIFNGSGLRVATVGPDDKVLFKPVTIARDLGKEIELASGIAADDRVITAPPDGLSDGDQVRVTGAGAKGKPATASEKQAPKG
- a CDS encoding efflux RND transporter permease subunit, coding for MIALVRIALSRPYTFVVLALLLLIIGPLAALRTPTDIFPDIRIPVIGVVWQYTGLPPDQMSGRITTPFQRALTTTVNDIEHITANSYNGFGIIKIFFQPNVDIRTANAQVTAISQTLIKQMPPGATPPLILNYSASTVPIVQVALSGDGLTEQNLADIGINQLRTPLVTVPGAAIPYPFGGKQRQVQIDLDPTALQARGLSGQDVANALAAQNLITPVGTQKIGQFEYIIQLNNSPLKIEELGNLPIKTVNGAMVYVRDVATVRDGNPPQTNIVHVDGNRSVLMMVLKAGATSTLDIIAGIKQKVIDVKDQLPDALKIGFIGDQSVFVRGAIEGVAFEGVIAALLTSVMILLFLGSWRSTVIIAVSIPLSVLGAIIMLSAIGETLNIMTLGGLALAVGILVDDATVTIENINYHLEQGKPVEQSILDGANQIVTPAFVSLLCICIVFVPMFFLTGVARFLFVPMAEAVMFAMIWSFLLSRTLVPTMANYLLQAHVHHENGPPKSRNPLVWFQRGFEARFERIRGGYHNFLGLALAHRPVFVIGFLCVVGASFALVPFLGRNFFPAVDAGNILMHVRTQVGTRVEETANQLADVQKAIRKLIPGEIETLTDNIGMPISGINMTYVNTGVIGPQDGDIQIKLKEGHKPTEEHVRVLREQLPRLFPGVSFAFLPADIVSQILNFGAPAPIDLQIRGANISANFVYANNLLAKVRRIPGVADARIQQSPNNPTFNIDVDRTRAQYVGLTERDVTNSLVVNLAGSSQVAPTYYLNPDNGVSYSIVMQTPQYQMDSLSALQTLPITAAGNSQSPILGGIADIKRSTSSAVVSQYDIQSMVQIFATTSGRDLGAVATDIRQVIADTAKEVPKGSSVVLLGQVQTMNSAFTGLLFGLLGAVVLIYFLIVVNFQSWSDPFVIITALPAALAGIVWMLFATETTLSVPALTGAIMCMGVATANSVLVISFARERYEELGDPIAAALEAGFVRFRPVLMTALAMIIGMAPMALGLGEGGEQNAPLGRAVIGGLIFATFATLMFVPVVFSMVHKKQGAKGAASLEPPHVAH